The following nucleotide sequence is from Helianthus annuus cultivar XRQ/B unplaced genomic scaffold, HanXRQr2.0-SUNRISE HanXRQChr00c067, whole genome shotgun sequence.
CTTAAGTGCCTAACCCTTCCGGACTAGCTTACACTTGGAAAAAGGGCAACTGCCATCTTAAGTGCCTAACCGTCCGGACTAGCTTATACTTGGAATAAAGACAACTAAAACATGCTATGTTTTTTAATGGAAACATATACCTTTTCCACACATGCAATACAAAGATATCTAGTACTCTTATCTTCATAGTGAAGATGCTCCATTGCAACTTTTAAGGCCTTTTCTCGTAATTTCGAAAAGGATTGACATCTTAAAATAGGTTCAGCAATGTTATGAAGAACACCCCAAACGATATCCTGAACAAGTGGACGTGGAAAGTAGAGATCTTCCTGAAATACATAATCAATAAATGATATATCTTAGTTTGCATatgtctattttttttttttttttttttgattttgagATGAGCTTATTTTGCATATGTCTATATTTTTTTGTGACTTTGAGATGAGAAATCTGGACATGTATTAACTAACCTTTGCACATGTATTCCTTGCTTTATTCCAGTTGAGATCCTGATACGGCTCTGTATAAAGCTCTTGCCTTAGTGCTTGAACTAATCTGCTGGTTAATCTTCCCACGAATCTTTTGCCATATACGTATGACATTGGCATGTAAACTAAGAGAGAATAACACATCATTTTGCCTGTGCTTTTACATTAGTGATGTTATTAGGTGGAATTTATAACACCAACTACTAAAGCTGTCCTAGAATGAGGTCAATCGCTAGGTGTAAATGATAACTAACCTGGATGAAGTGGGAAATAATAAGAGAGGAGCAAAAGTTCAGGTGGTGTTAGATTACAACCTGACCACTCGTATATTCCAAGTACCTACAAAAGCACACAAGATACTGAATATATATCTTCTTGTGCGTTTCGGAAGCATACACAAAGCACATATATTAATGATTGCAAAAATGAAAACAAATGTGTAGTTAACATAAGCCATAAGAAACGGACAGCGAGCCAAAACTTCCCCCACGAAGGAATCACAACTGCACCACCGTGGTCAAGGATCCATTTACGACCTTTAACCACTGCCATGTCCTCTGCACCACTATCGGCTTCTTCCCCAAGCAATCTCAAGGTAACATAACTAAATACTGATCCAAACATTGTGCTGTGACCCTCAATATGTATTCCCCAACCTCCATCTTCATTCTGTGATCATAAAATTAATAACTAGGGGcatgacatatatatatatatatatatatatatatatatatatatatatatatagcataaACTTGATAACTACCCAAAAATGTTGCAAACACCTGATGATTATAAATGTAGCATTTGATTTCTAGTTGATGTGTAGGTGTGAGAATTGCATTCATGGCTCCTGTCACATATAGTGCTATCACCTGTGTATAGACATATTAGATACTTGGATAATCTAGATGCATACTATTATTAGGAAAAATCGCCAAAATAAACATGTTGAccctaaaatgaccaaaataagCATTGGATTTTAGCCATTGCAAAAATTGacctatgaaaaaaaaaaaccaatcaGGAGAGGACAATTAAGCACCATCCGCTAAAACGGTAAAGTGTGGGCTAAATTTTACCCGGCataataaacccttgaaaggTATAACAGGCTGCACGAGAAAATCAATCAAAATAATACATGTTTGAACCATGAGCTAAATTTAGCTAAAGGCAAAGTTTAGCCTCCCTTTTTAGCCAACACCTAAAAAAGCGCAGGCTAAATTTTAGCCTTTGAAAAATTGCGCGCCAATAAAAAGAGACAAGTAAAGTGCGGCTAAATTTTCGTTGGTGCcttctttttttattttgataaaaaaactaaaatcaaATGTTTCCTTTGATAATTTTTGGATGAACATGTTCATTTTGGTGATTTATTAGTGTGTATGAATAATTGATGATCCTAACGTAATTACCAAATACCAATGGTGGAAGGAAAAACAAAGGGCCAGCAGATTCAGCAGGCCAGTGGCCATCATGGGCCTGGATAGTGGAGTATGTTGGAAAATTTCGAAATTGCTTGGATAAATCTGAAGTCGTGTAATCACTTTCAGATCAAACAATTGGAGTGGCTACCAATCTTTGATCGGATAAAATCAGATTTGATTCTAGATTTCTGTATGAGAATTTGATTGAGAGAATTTTGAGGGATTTGACGAACTGCTAATTCGTCTAGGGTTTGGAAAAACGTTTGAGAGAGCGTATTTACAGTTTTCCATAACTGCCTGCAGTTTTCGTTTTGAACAAAAACAcctttggtccctca
It contains:
- the LOC110942809 gene encoding lupeol synthase-like — encoded protein: MTLGAEFNVESLTSRVWNTTLNRPKDLSKQFRNFPTYSTIQAHDGHWPAESAGPLFFLPPLVIALYVTGAMNAILTPTHQLEIKCYIYNHQNEDGGWGIHIEGHSTMFGSVFSYVTLRLLGEEADSGAEDMAVVKGRKWILDHGGAVVIPSWGKFWLAVLGIYEWSGCNLTPPELLLLSYYFPLHPGKMMCYSLLVYMPMSYVYGKRFVGRLTSRLVQALRQELYTEPYQDLNWNKARNTCAKEDLYFPRPLVQDIVWGVLHNIAEPILRCQSFSKLREKALKVAMEHLHYEDKSTRYLCIACVEK